GGCAGGCGATCGCATGGTTATTCCGGAAAAAGCTGGTCAAGAGTTGGTATCCGATGGCGCTGCCCAAAGGGCGGAAACACCTCTTCAGAGACACGGCACTCGATGCGATGCATTGCGGCGCCTGTTTTTGCCTGGCGGGCATCGTGCAGGGATTGACCCGGGAAACGATGCCATCGGCGAACGCAATGGCGGTTCCTTGCACCATGATCTGGGGCGGCAGTGATCCATCCCACGCGCCGACCGATCCCACCTCATTGCACCAGTGCGCTCCGCATGCGGAGATCGAAATCTTTGAGGAATGCGGGCATTTCCCGGATGTCGAGGCGCCCGAGCGGTTTGCCGCGCTTCTGATGCGGCATGCCATGCGCAATGCGATGGGCTGAGAAGTCCGCGTTGCCTGCAGGCCGGGCTTGTGCTCACACAGTTCCACAGATTTGTTGCAAGCGCCCGAGAATGGGCGCCCTAGCGCAGATCGCCGACGACTACGAGACCCGGTTACCTTGGAATCTGACGCCGGCGCAGTCTTGGTTTACGAAAGGCCCCTCGAAGCAGGCTTGCCGAAGCCTATGCAATTCCACTCCTTGCCCGTGAGGACAAGGGATACGCCGACATGGCCGCGCAACAAGCTTTGCGTGAATGCAAGGCAGGGCAGGGCCATGCATGGATTGCGGTCAGGCCTTCATCCAAGCCGCCGCGGCACTGTTTAGTGCATTGATCAGGTCTGTGCTATCCGGCGTAGCGTCGTTTTTTTTCCCGGCGTTGCGGTGATTATTTGCACTGATTGCGCTCGCTTGTGCCAGCAAGTTGTCAGTATTTTTGTTTCGTGACTCAAACAAAGCCAATGCGGGGTTTTTCTGCGTAGCCTTCCGGCGCGCATCATGGAGGTTTCCTATCGCCGTATCCAGTTGCTCAATAGCGTTTCCGGTCTGCGTCGAGGTCGATGCGCTGCTGCTACCACCAATGCGATTTCTCATTGTTCCAATTCAGTAGGTTACAAGAACGAAGATTCTTGCTGAAACCGGGTCGTACAGCGCCGCGCGCCCCGAAGTTTTTGAAACCATGGCGAACGTAAGGCGGAAGACGATGCGGGCGGAAGCCGTACGATCCTCATCTCTTGTGGACCGGAGTCGCGGCCGACTTTTTCGGGGGGCGCATACCGCCCGTGCTACTTCTGGCGATTTCATAGGCTCTGGCCAGCCAGAGACGTCCCCACGGCTAGGGCAGTCACCGTATCCACAGCGGAGAAACACGCCCGTCGGTACCGAGAGCGATCTCGTGCAGCAGAAAGACAGTATCCGTGCCGCTGCCGACCGGTGGATTGAGCTGGACCCTGCCATCGTCCCGACGCTGCAAGAACACCATCTGCAGGTCCAGCAGATCGGCCAGGGCGGTCATGACCACCGAGGCGGCACGGAGGTCCATCGGGTCGTTGCGGCCGTCCTGATCGGGGCGCGGCAGCCCGCCACGGTATAGCAAGCCCTGCATGTATTTGCCGAATCCCAGGCTGGAATGGATGCTGGTGCCGGCCAGCAGCGCTTGCAGGCCCGAGGCCGTGTCGCGACGCTGGAGGACCTGATACAGGCTGTCGAACAGGCTGAGGTCACCCCCGCTTTGGGCCGCGCCGATGCTGAAATGCCGCTCGATTTCGGGGTGGCGTAGCCTGCCGCGGGTGTCGAGCTTGCGCAGCGTGTCATACAGCGGGTCCATGCGCTCCCGGGGCGGCTGCGCGCCGAGCCGGGCGCGAGAGTCGACGACGCGCCTGTAGAGGGGTTCGCGCCGTGCCCAGTCGAGCCGCAAGCCGGGGTTGCCTGCGAGGTCCTGCAGATCCCGGGCAGTCTTACGTTCCAGGCCGTGCTGGATCTTCTGCAGCTGCTCGTCCAGGCGCTCGGGCTGCACGGACGGTTCCAGCGCGATGCCCGTACCCGCCAGTTCCCAGCGCAACGCTTGCCAGTGCGGCCCCAGGGCGGCTGCGACCTGATCCCGGACTTCGCTACCGGGCGCCGTACCGGCCCGAGGAGGGGGCAGGCCGGCACCATGCAGAACAGGGGCGCGGCGCGGGTGCGGCTCGGTGTCCGGCATCTCCCGGATGGGCTGCGGGGTGCGCCCGGATGCCGTGAGGGGGGCATCCGCGCTCGAATCGTAGCGGATGGAGGGGATGCCCTGGATGCCCTCGGGCAGCGCGACCGCGGCGGCTTGCGCCTTCCGCTCGCTCAGCAGCCGGGCATTGGCCTGCTGCAGCGCCTGGCGTTCTGCCGGATCCTGCGCGAGCGCGATATTGACCTCCAGGTCTTGCCATTTGCGGTAGGTCTTGTGGCTGGTGTTTCTGGTGTTCAGGCTCTGCGCGGTATGGAACTGGATCTCGAAATCCGACCCCGCAGCCGTGCGCCACGTCACGTTCAGGCCGGCATAGGTCGTATCGGGGGCGGTGAAGCCATTGTTGATCCGCGTGACGCGCAAGCCCTGTTGCTCCAGCCGCTGCCGCGCGTGCGCGAACCGGATCCCGAACCGGTTCGCCGGCAGCAGCACGATCCAGCGCATCGCATCGCGCACGCGTGCGCTGGCCTGCTCGAGCGACAGGCCTTCGAGGACCTGATAACGCTCGATCTTCTTCCTGATCGACGCGGTCTGCTTGGGCACGCTGTGGTGTTTGTCCACCCGCAGGTCCAGGTCTTCGTGTGTCTCCAGCGCCGCCAGCAAGGGCCCGACTTCCTGGTGAACAATCCGGGCCTGCGCGGCGAGCCGCTGGACATGTTCACCCAGGGCGGTCTGTGCATGCGCTGCCGCCAGGCGCGGCGCGGCGGCGCTTGGTGCGCGCGGGCGATCCGCATGCGGCGGGGCGGTCTCCCAGTCGGTGATGTGCTCGCAGCCCTGCGGGGTGGCGATCTCCCCGAACGCACGCCGGGCCTCGGCCAGCGCACCGAGCTGGTCCTCCCGGCTCGCGCCGGCGAGCTGTTGCGCTTGCGTCTGCTTGTAAGCGTCGTGGAAGCGTTCCTTGAGTTCGAAGGTTCGCTCCGTATGGAACTGGATCTCCAGGCGAATGGCATTGCCCCCGGTGTCCCGGCCCGTCAGCTTGACGTTCACGCCCTTGAACGCGGCGTTGGACTTCACGAAGCTGTTGTGGACCCGCGTTTGCGTCAGCCCCGCGGCATCGAGTATGCCCAGGATGCCGGCATATCCCAGCACGAACGTCTCCGGGGGCAGCACGACGCTATAGCGCAGAGTGTCGCCCACCCCCGCGGCGGCGGCCTGCGGCGTCTGACGTGTCTTGCGCATCATCCTGCGCAGCTTGTCGAACAGCGACGACTCCGATTTCAGGCAATGCGCCTCGCCGCATAACACCCCGATTCCCCGGATGGCGTGGCGGACGAGCGCAGTCATCTCTGCCTCGGCCTGTGCGGCGGTCATGTGCAGGCCGTGGGCGAGTTGCCGCAGCTGGGTCTCGGTGTCGGCGGACAATGCGCCCGGGGTCGGGACACCGTCGATCAGCCTGCGCTCCAGCAGCTCTTCGAGCGCCATTTCCATCAAGCCGGCCGCGAGCGTGGGGTTGTCGCGCAACCGATGCTGCTCGGCCTGGGCATTGAGGCCATCGCGCAGCTTGGGCAGCAGACCGCTCTTCGTGTAGGGCATGAGCCGGATGCGATCCTGCTCGCGGCGCAGCGCATGCTCCAGCCGATCGGCGATCTTCAGGTACACCCCGGTCTGGGTCGCCGCCTTGGGGGCGTCGGTGCCGACCTTCACCCCCAGGGTGAGCAGATTGCGCAGGGTCTCCAGGGGCGCCTCCGGCGCATAGCCCAGTTGCTCCGCGGCCGGGCGCTCCGATGGCAGCGCCGTTCCGGGGTGGGGCAGCAGGGCGGTGGGATAGTGCTCCGCCAGGGCCGCCAGCCGCTCGCGCGGCGTACCCGCCTGCGTGTAAGCCTCGGCCAGCGAAGTGAAACGCTCGGCGAGGGTCGGCGACAATGCGGGCGGCGGCGCTGCGGGCTCACGCAGTCCGTGCGCGTCCCGCGAGAAGGCTTCCAACTGGTGCAACAGGACTTCGGCCGCCTCGCGCGCCACGGGGTGGTGCGCGTGTTCCACGCCCAGGCGTGCCCGCTCACGCAGCGCCTGCAATGGGTCCGGCGTCGCCTCGGCCGGGTCGTACAGCAGCCGGCGCAGACCGCGCCGAAGCTCGCGACGGGTGCCCTCGTAGGTGCCGAAGATCGCAGACTCGGCGATGCGTTCGCGCACCGCCTGCGGCTGGCCCCAGAAGTGGAACTGCAGGGTGCTCATGCGCCGGACCAGTTCCTGCCCGCGCACCGCCGACAGCACCTCAGCGGCACGCCCCGCGCGATACTGGCCCGCCTCATCGAACGCGGCACTGGCCGTCTTGGGCGGCTTGAACGAGGGCACCTTGCCCACCTGCCGCTCCCGTTCCTCGAAGAAGCCGGCGATCGCCTGCGCCATCTTGGGCAGCCCGGCGTAGACGAACACCCTGTCGCCGTCGCAGTCGGCATCGCGCTTCTTGAGCTCATCGACCGGCACGGCGATCAGCGAGCCCGGCGTGTAGACATCCTTGACGCGCAGGCTGCCCACCGTGTTCATGCGCGCCGGCAGCCGGTCGCGCTCGCGGCGCTGTGTCCAGCTCGAATGGATCTTCATGTCCTCGGTCGACCAGACCCATTGCGCGTCATTGTCCTGCGGCCAGAGCGCGTCGGGCACCACGATGGTCACGCCCTTGCCGTGCAGCATCGGGGCATCGTCGCCATGGCCGGCTGTGTGGGGCTGGCTTTCGTCCCAGGCGGTGTAGCTGTACTGGAACGCAAAGGCCGTCTCCAGGAACCGCGCGGTGGCGTCGCCCTGCGCGGAGGTGCCGACGCGCTCGGCCGGTATCGGCATCAGGTTCGGCTTGTCGTAGGGCGGTTTGCCCAGCAGCACCGGTCCGCCCGTGCGATCGAACCCGGCGCCTTTCTCTCCGGGCAGGTAGAGCTTGCCGTCGGCCGAGGGGACGGCGACCCCCTGGGTTCCGCTGATGCCCGCGCCGACGAGCAGGTCGTAAAGCTTGGGCTTGCTGAGCTTGCGGGTGCCGCTGAACGCGTCCGTCTCCCACAGCGCCGTGTCCGTGTGCAGCGCGTGGCGCAGATGCGTCCGGGCCTCCTCGATGACGGCTTCGTTGCGCGGATAGTGATGCGTGGCTTGGGACGGCAGGATCACCATGCGTAGCGCCGGCGCAGCGTCCGAACCTTTCTGGCGCGATAGGCTCCACGCATCCATCGCCCTGGCCACGGCCGGAATCCGCCGCGCGAGCGATTCCCTGACGAAGCCGCAGCCGTCATGGGACACCAGCCGGATCGGCTCGCCCTCGGGCGTGCGCAGGGCAAACGCCGGTTCGGCCCCCTGCGGCCGGTCGGCCAGCAGCGCAAGGCGGACCGGTCCCTCGACCACGTGATCGCGCGGCACGATTTCCAGCAGCGCGCGCTGCATGCGATACCAATCCTCCCGCTGGGGGTTGAGCTTGCGGATCACGTCTTTCATCAGCGGTGCGTTCGGCACGGTGTCGGCCAGCCGCACGGCGGGAAGGCGCCCGTAGCGCTTGATGCTCTGCGCGCCGGCCAACCGCTCGAACACACGCGTGGTGGAAGGCGTCAGGTGGCTGCCTCCGAACAGGTCCATGCGCAGCAGATCATCGCCATGGCGGATGGTGCGGGCCAGCATGAATGCGCTGAGTTGGCCGGGCAGTTCGACCTCGACCAGCGGCAGGCGCCCGCCGGTCAGGCGGGTGAAGAACGAATACGGTTGGGCTCCAGTGCCGCTGGCATCGGTGGGGGTACTGGTTCTGACATCGCGCCCGTGCATGTCGATGATCTGCAACCGCGCCGCACCGGCCTCGTTGCCGAGCAGGTCCCGCACCTCCGGCAACCCGCGCAGTTCGCGCCGCACCGCCGCCACGTCCAGCGGCGTGGGCGGATGGGCGGCGACGATCCTGTCCAGATCGCGCCACAGCTTCAGATCCAGCGCATCGAGCACGTTGTCGCCTGCCTCGATCTGGGCGATGAGGTTCCAGCTCATCTCGTCCAGATCGCCCTCGATGTGCCCGCGTACCGGCTCCAGCGTGCGGCCTATCCAGGCCTTGAGGGCCTCGCGCTGTTCCGCGACCCGGGCGGGGATGTCCGACACATAGCGCGCCTTCCACAGGCTGGCCACCACGGTGTAGGTCTTGAGCAGCAGGAAGAAGGTCAGGCCCGGAAGCCGGGTGCCGAACGCCTCGTCTTCCGCAGGCCGGGTCTGCACTGCGGGCGATGGCGACGCGGCGTGGGCATCGACGTAGCACTGCACCTTGCGCGCCACGTCGGGCTGCATCAAGCCGAGCAGCCGCAGTGCGTCGCGCCGGTACGGCTTGAGTTCGGGCGAACGGACCAGCGGCAACAGCCCGGCAGCCAGGCTGCCCAATGTTTCCAGGTTATCCGGCTTGAAACCGGTCTGCGCTTGCAGTGCCTGCAGGCGCTGCAAGCCCTGCCGGGCGAGCAGGCGTTGGCCGTCCTGAAGTCCCGCACTGGCCAGCGCCTTGAAGACCATCGCAATCGCACGCGTGCCGGCATGATTCAGCCCATCGGGACGCACGTTCAGATGCGCGGCCAGTTCGCGCAGGCGCGTGTGCATCAGGTCGAGCGGGGTGCCGTCGGTCAGTTCCGCATCGCGCTCGTGCGCGGCGACATCGCCGATGGCGAGTGCAAAGCGTGCCATGCCGTTGGCCAACTGCGCCAGTTCCGGAAGATCGAACGTGCTGAACAGCCGCCCACCGCTGCCCAGGTCGTCGACCAGACGGATCGCAGCCGCCTGGCAGGCTTCGTTCTGCGGCCACTTGCTCAGCCCGTTGAGGGCGTTGGCGACGCCTTGCGCGTTCAGCGCCTGCCGGAGCGCGGCATCGTCCGCAAGCCGGGCAGCCAGGCTGGCGGCGGCGGCACGGCAATCGTCCACATCCCGCCACTTGCCCAGCGCGTTGAGCGCGTTGGCGACCTCCTGCTCGTTCATGGCCTGCGGGAGTCGATCACTGCTCGCCAGCCGCGCAGCCAGACGCTGTGCGGCGGCACCGCAAGCGGCGACGTCGGGCCACTTGCTGAGCGCATTGAGCGCGTTGGCGACCGGCCGCGCATGCATGGCTTGCAGCAACGCGGGTTCGTCGACGAGACGGGCGGCCAGACGTTCGGCGGCAATCCGGCAATCGGTGGAGCCGGGCCACTTGCTCAGCCCATTGAGCGAGCTGGCGACCTGCTGTGCGCTCATGTCCTGCCGCAGCCGGGCATCGGTCGCAAGCCGGGCGGCCAGGTGTTCGGCGACAGCGCGACAGTCGGCGGAGTCGGACCACTTGCCCAGTCCGCCAAGCGCGTTGGCGACGGCTTGCGCATCCATGGCTTGCGTCAGCTCGGCATCGTCCGCAAGCCATGCGGCCAGATGCTCGGCGGCCGCGCGGCAGTCGGCGGAGTCGGGCCATTTGCCCAGCGCGTTGAAGGCAAGGGAGAGCGCCTGCACGCTCAGGGCCTGCAGAAGATCGGCATCGCGCACCAGCCGGGCCGCCAGGCATTCCGCGGCGGTCCGGCAATCGGCGGCATCGGGCCACTTGCTCAGCGCATTGAGCAGGTTGGCAACCTGCCACGCGCCGAGGCTCCGTTGCAGCGCGGCATCCCCGGTCAGCTGGGCAGCCAGGTGTTCGGCGGCGGCCCGGCAATCGACGGCCTCCGGCCACTTGCTCAGCGCGTTGAGTGAGTTGGTGAGGTGCTGTTCGCTCATGGCCTGCAGGAGCGCGGCATTGCCCGCGAGCTGTGCGGCCAGGCATTCGGCGGCAGCGCGGCAATCAGCGGAGTCGGGCCACTTGGCGAGCGCGTTGAGCGCGTTGGCCATCCCTTGGGCATCCATTGCCTGCAGGAGCCCGGCATTGCCCGCGAGCCGCGCGGCCAGGCGCTCGGCGGCGGCATGGCAATCGGTGGAATCGGGCCACTTGCTCAACGCGTTGAGCGCATTGGCCATCTTGCGCGCATCCATCCCTTGCAGGGACATGGCGTCGTCCGCGAGCTGTGCGGCCAGGCATTCGGCGGCGGCACGGCAGCCGGCGGAATCGGGCCACTTGCTCAGTCCGGTGAGCGAACCGGTGATCTGCAGCGCGTTCATGGTCCGCCGGAGTCCGGCATCATCCGTCAGCCGGGCGGCCAGGCGGTCGGCGGCCGCTCGGCAAGGGGCGGCGTCAGGCCACTTGCCCAGTGCGTTGAGCGCGTTGGCCATCCCTTGTGCATCCAGGGCGTCCAGGAGGCCCGCATCGTCTGTCAGCCGGGTGGCCAGGCGTTCGGCGGCGGCGCGGCAATCGGTGGCGTCGGGCCACTTGCTCAGTGCGTTGAGCGCGTTGGCGACCCCTCGTGCATTCAGGGTC
The sequence above is a segment of the Ralstonia nicotianae genome. Coding sequences within it:
- the xopAD gene encoding XopAD/skwp family type III secretion system effector encodes the protein MVSKRLSSDFQRSSGISRESHGNASPQTSPPPARRRTTRASGPLESLHRVRRSTSLAVRQPVDGAGASRPVARGPLRIAAAKPVPADSRGRIPDVDVSRLPTRAPPLPSKRGRGVETRADPRTTFRPGPRDASALHSTKRARYGRALVEPSASRRMESGHEPTREQLIGEDAGLDRAARSRLSAQHKEQCGRLQHLAKQARQGRARSQKVDPKSCLQLAQDNILAQRNGYGLALVFLSRVVSSEENTRRVTDYFLVLSAAAPQASPSMRQDLQRCADVAAHYLSKTNWFEGTPLYQLVHVSNLLSKYADRPACLNAIAWVAGQVLMPEVLPRLSAKQLSLLANAFSKNQGSEHCEQAVARIGRHVLQDRVGEYPAQSVSMLLNAFSKWPGNLACRTATERLAERLADDADLRQIMTAQAVANSLNALGKWPDSTDCRAAAECLATRLIDDDSLRQALDGAQVANSIGAMGRWPDSGNCRAAAERLAARLTDDAKLRQNMSAQQVAGSLNGLSKWPDAVDCRTAAGHLAARLASDAKLRRDMNAQEVANALGALGKWPDAADCLTAAERLAVRLAGSEKLLLAMKSQLVSNALNGLSKWPDSIDCRTAAECLAIRLLDDDGQLLADLDVQGVANSLNALSKWPDASACRATAEPLAARIVHEPALGQSMNVQQFGNALNALGKWPDAADCRAAAERLALRLTTDAKLCRTLNARGVANALNALSKWPDATDCRAAAERLATRLTDDAGLLDALDAQGMANALNALGKWPDAAPCRAAADRLAARLTDDAGLRRTMNALQITGSLTGLSKWPDSAGCRAAAECLAAQLADDAMSLQGMDARKMANALNALSKWPDSTDCHAAAERLAARLAGNAGLLQAMDAQGMANALNALAKWPDSADCRAAAECLAAQLAGNAALLQAMSEQHLTNSLNALSKWPEAVDCRAAAEHLAAQLTGDAALQRSLGAWQVANLLNALSKWPDAADCRTAAECLAARLVRDADLLQALSVQALSLAFNALGKWPDSADCRAAAEHLAAWLADDAELTQAMDAQAVANALGGLGKWSDSADCRAVAEHLAARLATDARLRQDMSAQQVASSLNGLSKWPGSTDCRIAAERLAARLVDEPALLQAMHARPVANALNALSKWPDVAACGAAAQRLAARLASSDRLPQAMNEQEVANALNALGKWRDVDDCRAAAASLAARLADDAALRQALNAQGVANALNGLSKWPQNEACQAAAIRLVDDLGSGGRLFSTFDLPELAQLANGMARFALAIGDVAAHERDAELTDGTPLDLMHTRLRELAAHLNVRPDGLNHAGTRAIAMVFKALASAGLQDGQRLLARQGLQRLQALQAQTGFKPDNLETLGSLAAGLLPLVRSPELKPYRRDALRLLGLMQPDVARKVQCYVDAHAASPSPAVQTRPAEDEAFGTRLPGLTFFLLLKTYTVVASLWKARYVSDIPARVAEQREALKAWIGRTLEPVRGHIEGDLDEMSWNLIAQIEAGDNVLDALDLKLWRDLDRIVAAHPPTPLDVAAVRRELRGLPEVRDLLGNEAGAARLQIIDMHGRDVRTSTPTDASGTGAQPYSFFTRLTGGRLPLVEVELPGQLSAFMLARTIRHGDDLLRMDLFGGSHLTPSTTRVFERLAGAQSIKRYGRLPAVRLADTVPNAPLMKDVIRKLNPQREDWYRMQRALLEIVPRDHVVEGPVRLALLADRPQGAEPAFALRTPEGEPIRLVSHDGCGFVRESLARRIPAVARAMDAWSLSRQKGSDAAPALRMVILPSQATHHYPRNEAVIEEARTHLRHALHTDTALWETDAFSGTRKLSKPKLYDLLVGAGISGTQGVAVPSADGKLYLPGEKGAGFDRTGGPVLLGKPPYDKPNLMPIPAERVGTSAQGDATARFLETAFAFQYSYTAWDESQPHTAGHGDDAPMLHGKGVTIVVPDALWPQDNDAQWVWSTEDMKIHSSWTQRRERDRLPARMNTVGSLRVKDVYTPGSLIAVPVDELKKRDADCDGDRVFVYAGLPKMAQAIAGFFEERERQVGKVPSFKPPKTASAAFDEAGQYRAGRAAEVLSAVRGQELVRRMSTLQFHFWGQPQAVRERIAESAIFGTYEGTRRELRRGLRRLLYDPAEATPDPLQALRERARLGVEHAHHPVAREAAEVLLHQLEAFSRDAHGLREPAAPPPALSPTLAERFTSLAEAYTQAGTPRERLAALAEHYPTALLPHPGTALPSERPAAEQLGYAPEAPLETLRNLLTLGVKVGTDAPKAATQTGVYLKIADRLEHALRREQDRIRLMPYTKSGLLPKLRDGLNAQAEQHRLRDNPTLAAGLMEMALEELLERRLIDGVPTPGALSADTETQLRQLAHGLHMTAAQAEAEMTALVRHAIRGIGVLCGEAHCLKSESSLFDKLRRMMRKTRQTPQAAAAGVGDTLRYSVVLPPETFVLGYAGILGILDAAGLTQTRVHNSFVKSNAAFKGVNVKLTGRDTGGNAIRLEIQFHTERTFELKERFHDAYKQTQAQQLAGASREDQLGALAEARRAFGEIATPQGCEHITDWETAPPHADRPRAPSAAAPRLAAAHAQTALGEHVQRLAAQARIVHQEVGPLLAALETHEDLDLRVDKHHSVPKQTASIRKKIERYQVLEGLSLEQASARVRDAMRWIVLLPANRFGIRFAHARQRLEQQGLRVTRINNGFTAPDTTYAGLNVTWRTAAGSDFEIQFHTAQSLNTRNTSHKTYRKWQDLEVNIALAQDPAERQALQQANARLLSERKAQAAAVALPEGIQGIPSIRYDSSADAPLTASGRTPQPIREMPDTEPHPRRAPVLHGAGLPPPRAGTAPGSEVRDQVAAALGPHWQALRWELAGTGIALEPSVQPERLDEQLQKIQHGLERKTARDLQDLAGNPGLRLDWARREPLYRRVVDSRARLGAQPPRERMDPLYDTLRKLDTRGRLRHPEIERHFSIGAAQSGGDLSLFDSLYQVLQRRDTASGLQALLAGTSIHSSLGFGKYMQGLLYRGGLPRPDQDGRNDPMDLRAASVVMTALADLLDLQMVFLQRRDDGRVQLNPPVGSGTDTVFLLHEIALGTDGRVSPLWIR